The Scophthalmus maximus strain ysfricsl-2021 chromosome 7, ASM2237912v1, whole genome shotgun sequence genome includes a window with the following:
- the alkbh3 gene encoding alpha-ketoglutarate-dependent dioxygenase alkB homolog 3 → MSDKRQRARVQGSWAKQLPKHTRPAGTVSNNHQHQHQPQNANPAPSSWGFGPQNTSETFEFHQPTKPIRDVPPEKVIEQAGDYEISHGPSGVSRLRLLPGFLSTEEADWMFSKLLAELPWSQKTNYRQGEAYDEPRLTCWYGELAYTYARSTMAANTQWHPLLLPLREAVEQASSCRFNSLLCNMYRDGHDSIGWHSDDEASLGAKPTIASLSLGDTRVFNLRKQPPPEENGDYTYVEQIRVPLSHGTLLLMEGATQDDWQHQVAKEYHDRGPRINLTFRTVYPEPEGHRPGTKLRFAAKQQ, encoded by the exons atgtcgGACAAGCGTCAGCGTGCCAGAGTCCAGGGCTCCTGGGCCAAACAactcccaaaacacacaagaccAGCAG GGACTGTTTCAAACAaccatcaacatcaacatcaacctCAAAATGCCAACCCGGCCCCCAGCTCTTGGGGATTTGGGCCACAGAACACATCTGAGACATTTGAGTTTCATCAGCCCACTAAG CCAATTAGAGATGTTCCACCAGAGAAGGTGATAGA ACAGGCAGGTGATTATGAGATCAGCCATGGACCGTCAGGAGTGTCCAG GCTGCGGCTTCTGCCTGGTTTTCTTTCCACAGAGGAGGCTGACTGGATGTTCAGTAAGCTGTTAGCAGAGCTTCCCTGGTCCCAGAAGACTAACTACAGACAGG GTGAGGCATACGATGAGCCCAGGCTGACCTGCTGGTATGGAGAGCTGGCCTATACATACGCTCGCTCCACCATGGCTGCCAACACACAG TGGCACCCATTGCTGTTACCCCTCCGTGAGGCGGTGGAGCAGGCGAGCAGTTGCAGATTCAACTCCCTGCTTTGTAACATGTATCGGGACGGCCATGACAGCATTGGCTGGCACAGTGACGATGAGGCATCCTTGGGTGCCAAACCTACAATCGCTTCCCTCAGTCTGGGGGACACCAGAGTGTTCAATCTTCGCAAGCAGCCTCCACCG gAGGAGAATGGTGACTACACTTATGTGGAGCAGATTCGGGTTCCCCTGAGTCATGGGACACTTCTACTGATGGAGGGAGCCACACAGGACGATTGGCAG CATCAAGTGGCTAAAGAGTACCATGACCGAGGCCCGCGCATCAACTTGACCTTCAGAACTGTCTACCCAGAGCCGGAGGGTCACAGGCCGGGGACCAAGCTTCGCTTCGCTGCCAAGCAACAGTAA